One genomic region from SAR92 clade bacterium H455 encodes:
- a CDS encoding sarcosine oxidase, gamma subunit family protein, translating to MSNAIKVESPLNYFHGSFNKSSTPDSLFNNQVDCDLVIKEAPLSAHLNLRGDASDSHFCAAVAEVLAVALPLQPGTYQRNGDSSIYWLGPSEWLIVQEGADPASLEAALRESLTGHISIVDVSGGQTCINLRGTAAVTVLKKSSVYDFEGWDGATANAGSVVQTTFAKASAAVSNRSDGSYDLVIRRSFADYLAQWLLDAGGEFGCRIEQG from the coding sequence ATGTCTAATGCCATCAAGGTTGAATCACCGCTGAATTATTTTCACGGATCATTCAATAAAAGCAGCACCCCAGACAGCCTATTTAATAATCAAGTCGACTGTGATTTGGTGATTAAAGAAGCGCCCCTCAGTGCCCACTTGAATTTGCGTGGGGATGCCAGTGACAGCCACTTTTGTGCTGCAGTGGCTGAGGTCTTGGCTGTGGCGCTGCCATTGCAACCTGGCACTTATCAGCGCAATGGCGATAGCAGTATCTATTGGTTGGGGCCCAGTGAGTGGCTGATTGTGCAAGAGGGCGCTGACCCAGCCAGCCTGGAAGCGGCATTGAGGGAATCTTTAACAGGTCATATTTCGATTGTTGATGTCAGTGGTGGCCAGACCTGCATTAATTTGCGCGGTACGGCTGCTGTCACGGTGCTGAAAAAATCCAGCGTCTATGATTTTGAAGGCTGGGATGGGGCCACGGCAAACGCTGGGTCAGTGGTGCAAACCACCTTTGCCAAGGCCTCGGCGGCGGTGAGTAACAGGTCGGATGGCTCCTATGATCTGGTGATTAGGCGCAGTTTTGCCGATTATCTGGCCCAGTGGTTATTGGATGCCGGTGGGGAGTTTGGCTGTCGTATAGAGCAAGGTTGA
- a CDS encoding GlxA family transcriptional regulator gives MTKKANQDKISPSLSVGFVLMPSFTLLPFSAFLDALRLAADEGDQSQQINCHWTVMGPNLEPISSSSGVQVKPWETYRDPEEFDYIVVVGGLLQKTLHGSQHVIDYLQQADRAHVPIVGLCTGSFAMIRAGLMDQRRCCVSWFHYKDLADHYSEVIPVAEQLFVDDGDRITCAGGAVAADLAGYIIERHLGQSWARKSLRILQMDNPRPANAPQPQPASDYQVDNKWVARALLLLEQNLSRPLSTDEIAQRLNISKRQLERLFISQTGDSLQKFYRKIRLNYGLWLLQNTQRLITDIAQETGFADTAHFSRAFRANFAKKPTECR, from the coding sequence ATGACTAAAAAAGCCAACCAAGATAAAATATCGCCAAGCTTATCGGTGGGCTTCGTGCTTATGCCCAGCTTTACCCTGCTGCCCTTTTCCGCCTTTCTTGACGCGCTTCGTTTGGCTGCCGATGAGGGGGACCAGAGCCAGCAAATAAACTGTCATTGGACAGTAATGGGGCCCAACCTTGAGCCAATTTCTTCCAGCTCTGGGGTCCAAGTTAAGCCCTGGGAAACCTATCGCGATCCAGAGGAGTTTGACTACATAGTGGTGGTCGGTGGACTGCTGCAAAAAACCTTGCACGGCAGCCAGCATGTGATCGATTATTTGCAACAGGCAGACCGCGCCCATGTCCCTATTGTGGGCCTCTGCACCGGCTCCTTCGCGATGATTCGCGCCGGGCTGATGGACCAGCGCCGCTGTTGTGTCAGCTGGTTTCACTACAAGGATTTGGCCGATCATTACAGCGAGGTTATTCCGGTGGCAGAGCAGCTATTTGTCGACGATGGCGATCGCATTACCTGCGCCGGTGGTGCTGTGGCAGCGGACCTTGCGGGCTATATTATTGAGCGTCATCTGGGACAGAGTTGGGCACGCAAAAGTCTACGTATTCTACAGATGGATAACCCGCGCCCAGCCAATGCGCCGCAGCCGCAACCGGCATCGGACTACCAGGTCGATAACAAGTGGGTTGCACGGGCACTATTACTGCTCGAACAAAACCTTAGTCGTCCCCTGTCAACAGATGAAATTGCCCAGCGATTGAATATTTCAAAACGCCAACTTGAGCGTTTATTTATCAGTCAAACCGGTGATAGCTTACAAAAGTTTTATCGCAAGATTCGCCTAAACTATGGGCTTTGGCTACTGCAGAATACTCAACGGTTAATCACCGACATTGCTCAGGAAACTGGCTTCGCTGATACAGCTCATTTCTCTCGTGCGTTTCGCGCGAACTTTGCTAAAAAACCTACAGAATGCCGTTAA
- a CDS encoding sarcosine oxidase subunit delta has product MLLIHCPHCLEYRDEEEFSYGGEAHIVRPLDPEALNDQEWGDYLFFRTNSRGIHQEMWYHSVGCRRYFNATRNTVTYEILETYKTGTQPTITGANQ; this is encoded by the coding sequence ATGTTACTAATCCATTGCCCCCACTGTCTGGAATATCGCGACGAGGAAGAGTTTAGCTATGGCGGCGAAGCCCATATAGTTCGCCCTCTGGATCCTGAAGCGCTTAACGACCAAGAGTGGGGCGACTACCTGTTCTTTCGCACCAATTCTCGCGGTATACACCAGGAGATGTGGTATCACTCTGTGGGTTGTCGACGCTATTTCAATGCCACCCGCAATACAGTCACCTATGAGATTTTAGAAACCTATAAAACTGGCACTCAGCCAACTATTACGGGAGCCAATCAATGA
- a CDS encoding sarcosine oxidase subunit alpha: protein MSPNQVSPNRLPTHTGATIDFTFNGKALKGIAGDTLASALLANGVDVVGRSFKYARPRGIFGHGAEEPNGIIQLGSGAGTVPNLKATQVELYQGLEASSVNGWPSVNFDVMGIVGAFGRLMPPGFYYKTFMYPKKLWMTYEYFIRKAAGLGAAPVKDDPDSYDRLNQHCDVLVVGAGPTGLVAAREAARTGARVIIADEQSEFGGSLLASKQSMDGLIARDWVASLVTELRAYSNVQMLPRSTVFGYYDHNFLTILERRTDHLGLTSAHLVRQRMHRVRAAQVVLATGAFERPLVFSHNDIPGVMLASSVSTYVNRYGVAPGNKLVLFTTNDNAYQTAVDWHQTGRDVVAVIDTRRDPSGDIVVAVKALGIDVIAGHGVIEAQGNKRVKRALIAPINEAGTEVIGAVRVLDCDLIACSGGWSPAVHLSSHTGAKPVWDESIVGFRPGESKQQERSAGACRGTFDLAGCLSEGAVAGADAANRSGHGEGSTQFPICAVEAFKEQPQQALFLVPHTKSTSRAPSQFVDFQLDVSASAIELAVREGFESVEHVKRYTALGFGTDQGKLGNINGMAILANALNQSIAETGTTIFRPSYTPTTFGAIAGRDVNNLFDPERYTAMHRWHVEQGAEFENVGQWKRPWYFPNQGESMQDAVDRESLAVRSSVGILDATTLGKIDIQGPDAAEFITRMYSNSYLKLAPGKCRYGVMLKEDGMIFDDGVCACLGDNHYLMFTTTGGAAGVLAWLELWQQTEWPELQVYFTSVTDHWTTATVTGPNARKVIAKVCSDIELSNEAFPFMDWRNGTVAGIKARIFRISFTGELSYEVNVPAHYGRHVWEALIAAGEEFNITPYGTETMHVLRAEKGFIIVGQDTDGSMTPADMNMDWVVGKKKTFSFIGKRSLQRSDMLRENRKQLVGLKTLEAKTVLPEGAQVVFDAKQAIPMSMQGHVTSSYYSASLGHAIALAVVKGGHSRLGQIVHCPLADGRTIAAEIVSSVFYDPKGERHHV from the coding sequence ATGAGCCCTAATCAAGTGAGCCCTAATCGTTTGCCGACTCATACTGGGGCCACTATCGATTTTACCTTTAATGGCAAAGCCTTAAAGGGCATCGCCGGCGACACATTGGCCTCTGCACTGCTGGCCAATGGGGTTGATGTGGTGGGTCGCAGTTTTAAATATGCCCGACCGCGAGGAATCTTTGGCCATGGTGCCGAAGAGCCCAATGGCATTATTCAACTGGGCTCAGGGGCTGGCACCGTGCCCAATCTGAAAGCCACTCAGGTAGAGCTCTATCAGGGACTTGAGGCCTCCAGTGTCAATGGCTGGCCCAGCGTTAACTTCGATGTGATGGGCATAGTCGGGGCCTTTGGTCGCCTGATGCCACCGGGATTTTATTACAAAACCTTTATGTACCCGAAAAAACTCTGGATGACTTACGAGTATTTTATTCGCAAGGCTGCAGGCTTGGGTGCTGCCCCAGTGAAAGACGATCCCGACAGCTATGACCGACTTAATCAGCACTGTGATGTGCTAGTGGTGGGAGCAGGTCCGACAGGTTTAGTCGCCGCCCGTGAAGCCGCACGCACTGGTGCACGAGTGATTATTGCCGACGAGCAGTCTGAGTTTGGCGGCAGCTTGCTGGCCTCAAAGCAGTCTATGGATGGACTTATAGCCAGGGATTGGGTCGCCAGTCTGGTGACTGAACTCAGGGCCTATAGCAATGTGCAGATGCTGCCGCGAAGCACTGTGTTTGGCTATTACGACCACAATTTTTTAACCATTTTAGAGCGCCGCACAGATCATCTGGGACTGACCTCGGCCCATCTGGTGCGTCAGCGTATGCACAGAGTTAGAGCCGCTCAGGTAGTACTGGCAACCGGTGCCTTTGAACGCCCCCTGGTGTTTTCCCACAACGATATTCCCGGTGTTATGCTGGCCTCGTCAGTCTCCACCTACGTCAATCGCTATGGCGTGGCCCCCGGTAATAAGCTGGTGCTTTTCACCACCAATGACAATGCCTATCAAACTGCCGTAGATTGGCACCAGACTGGTCGCGACGTGGTTGCAGTCATAGATACACGCAGAGATCCAAGCGGCGACATAGTAGTCGCGGTGAAAGCCCTGGGTATAGACGTGATCGCTGGCCATGGAGTTATAGAAGCTCAGGGTAACAAGCGTGTTAAGCGCGCCCTGATCGCGCCGATCAATGAGGCTGGCACTGAGGTGATCGGTGCGGTGAGAGTTCTAGACTGCGACTTGATCGCCTGTTCTGGTGGCTGGAGTCCAGCGGTTCACTTGAGTTCTCATACAGGCGCCAAACCGGTATGGGATGAGAGTATTGTTGGCTTTAGACCTGGAGAGTCAAAACAGCAGGAACGTTCTGCCGGAGCCTGCAGAGGTACCTTTGATCTCGCGGGCTGTCTGAGTGAGGGTGCTGTTGCCGGCGCCGATGCGGCTAATCGCTCTGGTCACGGAGAAGGCAGTACCCAATTCCCGATCTGCGCTGTTGAGGCGTTTAAAGAGCAGCCACAGCAGGCACTGTTTTTGGTGCCTCACACTAAAAGTACCAGCCGTGCGCCGAGCCAATTTGTCGATTTTCAGTTGGATGTCAGTGCCAGTGCCATTGAACTTGCAGTCCGTGAAGGCTTTGAATCGGTTGAGCATGTGAAGCGTTACACCGCTCTGGGTTTTGGCACAGATCAGGGCAAGCTGGGCAATATTAACGGTATGGCTATTTTGGCTAATGCCCTGAATCAGAGTATTGCTGAGACCGGCACGACAATTTTCCGACCCTCCTATACACCCACAACCTTTGGCGCTATCGCCGGACGCGACGTGAATAATCTGTTTGATCCTGAACGCTATACCGCTATGCACCGCTGGCATGTAGAGCAGGGTGCTGAGTTTGAAAATGTCGGCCAGTGGAAGCGCCCCTGGTACTTCCCAAACCAGGGCGAGAGCATGCAAGATGCGGTTGACCGGGAGAGTCTCGCAGTGCGCAGCAGTGTGGGTATTTTGGACGCGACGACCCTGGGCAAGATTGATATTCAGGGCCCGGATGCCGCAGAGTTTATTACCCGCATGTACAGTAATTCCTATCTAAAATTAGCCCCGGGCAAATGTCGCTACGGGGTGATGCTGAAAGAAGATGGCATGATTTTCGATGACGGTGTTTGCGCCTGTCTGGGAGACAATCATTATTTGATGTTTACCACTACTGGCGGTGCCGCTGGGGTATTGGCATGGCTCGAACTCTGGCAGCAAACAGAGTGGCCAGAGCTGCAGGTGTATTTTACCTCGGTGACTGATCACTGGACTACGGCCACGGTTACCGGCCCCAATGCACGCAAGGTGATTGCCAAGGTCTGTAGCGACATAGAGCTGTCCAATGAGGCATTCCCGTTTATGGATTGGCGGAATGGCACTGTGGCGGGCATTAAGGCGAGAATTTTCCGTATCAGCTTTACTGGTGAACTGTCCTACGAAGTCAATGTACCAGCCCATTATGGTCGCCATGTTTGGGAGGCGTTAATAGCCGCCGGTGAAGAATTTAATATCACCCCATACGGCACTGAAACCATGCATGTTCTGCGTGCCGAGAAGGGCTTTATTATTGTTGGTCAAGATACCGACGGCTCCATGACCCCTGCGGATATGAATATGGATTGGGTGGTGGGCAAGAAAAAAACCTTTAGTTTTATTGGCAAGCGATCTCTTCAGCGCAGTGATATGTTGCGGGAAAATCGCAAGCAGCTGGTCGGGTTAAAAACCCTGGAGGCCAAGACTGTGTTGCCCGAGGGGGCACAGGTTGTGTTCGATGCCAAACAGGCAATTCCCATGTCCATGCAGGGGCATGTGACCTCGAGCTATTACAGTGCCAGCCTGGGTCATGCCATAGCTCTTGCGGTGGTCAAAGGTGGCCATAGTCGACTCGGACAGATAGTCCATTGCCCCTTGGCCGATGGCCGCACTATAGCCGCAGAAATTGTCAGTTCGGTGTTTTACGATCCCAAGGGAGAGCGTCACCATGTCTAA
- the dnaX gene encoding DNA polymerase III subunit gamma/tau translates to MSYQVLARKWRPRIFAEMAGQQHVLQALINALDHDRLHHAYLFTGTRGVGKTTIARILSKCLNCEAGVSSVPCGECASCTEISEGRFIDLIEVDAASRTGVDDMRELLDNVQYAPSRGRYKIYLIDEVHMLSKSSFAALLKTLEEPPPHVKFLFATTDPQKLPITVLSRCLQFNLKNLSAERITEHLQFVLGEEQVPFEDAALWSLARAADGSMRDALSLTDQAIGHGGGQVNEGEVSAMLGTIERSFVVDICQALISGSGAELLAAIGRMAEQAPDYDAALTDILSVWHQVAIVQTVPEALDKGVSNYSELLALAAAVSREDTQLFYQICLLGRKDLQLSPDAKSGFEMVMLRALAFRPQSSARVGPVPSTTAATVSSSSSDSTGSSSALTPPPEVEPSAKKSEAVVSAVVDDRPPWEPQIQPVEQVVVSEQAAVIQATAAPITESVVEQVAEPATEFMTQPSAQSAVAEPLEQYREAASQQAQNSVEPAAPAPIPLADFAPENWIQLRRQLSIGASLGEIASHCLYLGRNGQQLNFLIDSDHNSLYDDPHQQQFSEALSAYFQQPVTVEITLGVAEKETPRAATTREKAERLVEAVESLNQDPAVVKFKQLFDGALDEGSVRPID, encoded by the coding sequence ATGAGTTACCAAGTACTTGCCCGCAAATGGCGCCCGCGTATTTTTGCCGAAATGGCTGGCCAGCAACATGTCTTACAGGCGCTGATTAATGCTCTGGACCATGACCGTTTGCACCATGCCTATCTGTTTACCGGAACCCGGGGAGTGGGTAAAACCACCATTGCGCGGATCCTGTCGAAATGCCTCAACTGTGAAGCCGGTGTCAGCTCGGTTCCCTGTGGTGAGTGCGCCTCTTGCACTGAGATCAGTGAAGGGCGTTTTATTGATCTGATTGAGGTGGATGCGGCATCCCGCACTGGCGTAGATGATATGCGCGAGCTGCTGGACAATGTTCAGTACGCGCCATCCCGCGGGCGTTACAAGATCTATCTTATCGATGAAGTGCATATGCTCTCCAAGTCGAGTTTTGCTGCGCTGTTAAAAACCCTCGAAGAGCCACCGCCACATGTGAAGTTTTTGTTCGCCACCACGGATCCGCAAAAGTTGCCGATCACGGTGTTGTCTCGATGTCTGCAATTCAATTTGAAAAACCTCAGTGCCGAGCGCATTACCGAGCATCTGCAGTTTGTTCTCGGTGAAGAGCAGGTGCCCTTTGAAGATGCTGCACTCTGGTCGTTGGCACGGGCTGCCGATGGCAGTATGCGCGATGCCCTGAGCCTTACAGACCAGGCTATTGGCCATGGCGGCGGTCAGGTGAACGAAGGCGAAGTGAGTGCCATGCTGGGCACCATTGAGCGCAGTTTTGTGGTGGATATCTGCCAGGCATTGATTTCAGGTTCGGGTGCAGAGTTGCTCGCCGCCATTGGCCGTATGGCTGAGCAGGCGCCAGACTATGATGCGGCCTTAACCGACATACTGTCGGTCTGGCATCAGGTAGCCATTGTGCAGACGGTTCCCGAGGCGTTGGATAAAGGCGTGTCAAACTACAGTGAACTGTTGGCCTTGGCCGCAGCGGTAAGTCGTGAAGATACCCAGCTGTTTTATCAGATTTGTCTCTTAGGGCGCAAAGATTTACAGCTCTCTCCGGATGCCAAGTCTGGCTTTGAAATGGTTATGTTGCGCGCACTGGCGTTTCGTCCACAGTCCTCGGCGCGGGTTGGTCCTGTGCCGTCCACGACTGCTGCGACAGTCAGCAGTTCTTCGTCAGATAGTACTGGCAGCTCCTCAGCATTAACACCTCCGCCGGAGGTGGAGCCCAGCGCAAAAAAGTCTGAAGCGGTAGTCTCGGCGGTTGTCGATGACAGGCCGCCATGGGAACCTCAGATCCAGCCTGTTGAACAGGTTGTTGTTTCAGAACAAGCCGCAGTTATACAGGCCACGGCTGCACCAATAACCGAGTCAGTAGTTGAGCAGGTGGCTGAGCCAGCGACTGAATTTATGACCCAGCCTTCGGCTCAATCAGCGGTTGCGGAACCTTTAGAGCAGTATCGAGAAGCGGCTTCACAGCAAGCGCAAAACTCAGTGGAACCTGCTGCGCCAGCTCCTATACCACTGGCGGATTTTGCCCCAGAAAACTGGATTCAGTTGCGCCGCCAGTTGAGTATAGGTGCCTCTCTGGGCGAGATTGCCAGTCACTGCCTCTACTTGGGGCGCAACGGCCAGCAGCTAAATTTTCTGATCGATAGCGATCACAATAGCCTCTATGACGATCCGCACCAGCAGCAGTTTAGTGAAGCCCTGAGTGCTTACTTTCAGCAGCCTGTGACGGTTGAAATTACCCTAGGTGTGGCTGAGAAGGAAACCCCTCGCGCAGCGACCACTAGAGAGAAGGCCGAGCGCTTGGTTGAGGCCGTAGAGAGTCTTAACCAGGATCCAGCGGTGGTAAAATTTAAACAGCTTTTCGATGGCGCACTTGATGAAGGTTCCGTGCGTCCAATCGATTAG
- the recR gene encoding recombination mediator RecR has translation MYGNVIDQLIDALRVLPGVGNKSAQRMALHLLERDRSGAKRLAESLVEAVEKVGRCGQCRTLTEHEVCATCGNERRLSDQICVVENPADLYAIEQAGSFRGKYFVLLGHLSPIDGIGPEQLGIDQLMERLKTGAIKELILATNLTVEGEATAHFIADKAKALGVEVSRIAYGVPMGGELEYVDGGTLNMALQSRKSL, from the coding sequence GTGTACGGTAATGTAATTGATCAACTCATTGACGCACTGCGGGTATTGCCCGGTGTCGGCAATAAATCTGCCCAGCGCATGGCGCTGCATCTCTTGGAACGTGACCGCAGCGGTGCAAAGCGCCTTGCGGAGTCCCTTGTGGAAGCGGTGGAAAAGGTCGGGCGCTGCGGTCAGTGTCGCACCCTTACAGAACACGAGGTCTGTGCGACCTGTGGCAATGAGCGCAGACTCTCAGATCAGATCTGCGTGGTGGAAAATCCTGCGGATCTGTATGCCATAGAACAGGCCGGTAGTTTCCGCGGCAAGTACTTTGTCCTGCTTGGCCATCTGTCGCCGATTGACGGCATAGGCCCTGAGCAGCTGGGCATAGACCAGTTGATGGAACGCCTTAAAACTGGCGCCATCAAGGAGCTTATACTGGCGACCAATTTAACCGTTGAAGGTGAGGCCACAGCCCACTTTATTGCCGATAAGGCCAAGGCCTTGGGTGTCGAGGTATCGAGAATTGCCTATGGTGTGCCCATGGGCGGCGAGTTGGAATATGTCGATGGCGGCACGTTGAATATGGCCTTGCAGAGCCGTAAATCACTCTAG
- a CDS encoding sarcosine oxidase subunit beta family protein gives MKKYSAFSLFKNALSYHENWQKVWRSPTPKKDYDVIVVGGGGHGLATAYYLAKVHGITNIAVIEKGYLGGGNTARNTTIIRSNYLWDEAAQLYDLSLKLWESLSQELNYNVMFSQRGVLNLGHNLQDMRDIERRVNANRLNGIDGEVVSPERIKEIAPLINISPNSRYPILGASWQPRGGTARHDAVAWGYARGADALGVDLIQQTEVTGIRRKDGAVVGVETTAGFIGARKVACVTAGNSSVVAAMAGLRLPVESRPLQALVSEPVKPCLDTVVMSNAVHGYISQSDKGDLVIGAGVDSYNGYGQRGSFHVVEHTIQAICELFPAFSRVRMNRQWGGIVDTCPDACPIISKTSVDGLYFNCGWGTGGFKATPGSGYVFADTVANDRPHPLAAAFNIDRFNSGALIDEHGAAGVAH, from the coding sequence ATGAAAAAATATTCCGCCTTCAGCCTCTTCAAAAATGCCCTGAGTTATCACGAGAACTGGCAGAAAGTCTGGCGCAGTCCCACGCCCAAAAAAGATTACGACGTGATTGTTGTCGGCGGCGGTGGACATGGGTTAGCCACGGCCTACTATCTGGCCAAAGTCCATGGTATTACCAATATTGCGGTGATCGAAAAAGGCTATTTGGGTGGCGGCAATACAGCCCGAAACACCACCATTATTCGATCCAACTATCTCTGGGATGAAGCGGCGCAGCTCTATGATCTGTCGCTAAAGCTGTGGGAGAGTTTGAGTCAAGAGCTTAACTACAATGTTATGTTCAGTCAGCGCGGTGTGCTTAATCTGGGTCACAACCTGCAGGATATGCGCGATATAGAGCGGCGGGTCAATGCCAACCGTCTCAATGGCATAGATGGCGAAGTGGTTAGCCCCGAGCGCATTAAAGAGATCGCGCCATTAATCAATATTTCCCCTAACAGTCGCTATCCGATACTGGGTGCCTCATGGCAGCCTCGCGGCGGTACTGCCCGTCACGACGCCGTGGCCTGGGGCTATGCCCGTGGTGCAGATGCCCTGGGTGTAGATCTGATTCAGCAAACTGAAGTCACAGGTATCCGCCGCAAAGACGGTGCCGTAGTCGGTGTTGAGACTACCGCTGGCTTTATAGGTGCGCGTAAAGTGGCCTGTGTCACCGCCGGTAATTCAAGTGTGGTGGCGGCGATGGCCGGTTTGCGATTGCCGGTAGAGTCGCGGCCATTGCAGGCCTTAGTATCTGAACCGGTTAAACCCTGCCTGGATACAGTGGTGATGTCCAATGCGGTACACGGTTATATCAGCCAGTCCGACAAAGGGGATCTGGTGATTGGTGCCGGCGTCGACAGTTACAACGGCTATGGTCAGCGCGGTTCTTTTCATGTTGTTGAACATACCATTCAAGCCATCTGCGAACTGTTTCCCGCCTTTAGTCGAGTACGCATGAATCGCCAGTGGGGCGGTATTGTCGACACCTGTCCCGATGCCTGCCCGATTATCAGTAAGACCTCTGTCGACGGGCTCTACTTTAACTGTGGCTGGGGCACTGGTGGCTTTAAGGCGACCCCAGGGTCTGGCTATGTATTTGCTGACACCGTGGCCAATGATCGTCCTCATCCTCTGGCAGCGGCATTTAATATTGACCGTTTTAATAGCGGCGCGCTGATCGATGAACACGGCGCTGCTGGTGTGGCGCATTAA
- a CDS encoding YbaB/EbfC family nucleoid-associated protein yields the protein MDINELMKQAQQMQGKMAEMQQQAANVEVTGESGAGMVKVTMTGRHDVRNVTLDPSLMKEDKEFLEDLLAAAVNDAVRKVEAQSADVLGKMTGGMNLPAGFKMPF from the coding sequence ATGGATATTAATGAATTAATGAAACAGGCCCAGCAGATGCAGGGCAAGATGGCCGAGATGCAACAGCAGGCTGCCAACGTTGAAGTCACCGGCGAGTCAGGTGCGGGCATGGTTAAGGTCACCATGACCGGCCGTCACGATGTACGCAACGTCACTCTGGATCCGTCGCTGATGAAAGAAGACAAGGAATTTCTCGAGGACTTGCTCGCCGCTGCGGTGAATGACGCTGTGCGCAAGGTCGAGGCTCAGAGTGCCGATGTCTTGGGTAAGATGACCGGCGGTATGAACCTGCCCGCCGGCTTTAAGATGCCGTTTTAA
- a CDS encoding GlxA family transcriptional regulator: MSDDISVEQVEPVVTLNIGFLLMPEFTLSTFANAVGILRMANRISGRELYRWSTYSSTGEAVLSSSGLEIRPDGVLDSATELNILMVCGGYNIKQHCTKLLSDRLRVFAKNKIPLGALCTGTYALANAGLLDGYRCTIHWENLASMREEFPKLQLSSSLFAIDRDRYTCSGGISSIDLMLNLVASIHGHQLVQQISEQFTCDRVRTEKDAQRAPLQYLIGASQPRLVDAVTLMESNVEEPLSLDEVANYVGISRRQLERLFNRYLHCAPSRYYLELRLSRARLLLLQTSIPVIDVAISCGFSTAPHFSRCYSELYGKPPSNERSMRD, from the coding sequence ATGTCCGATGATATCTCTGTAGAGCAAGTTGAACCTGTGGTTACCCTGAATATTGGGTTTCTATTAATGCCCGAATTTACCCTCAGCACCTTTGCTAACGCCGTGGGTATACTGCGTATGGCCAACCGTATTAGTGGCCGTGAACTGTATCGCTGGTCAACCTATAGCTCAACTGGTGAGGCGGTGTTATCGAGCTCTGGTCTGGAAATTCGGCCTGATGGCGTCCTCGACAGCGCCACTGAGTTGAATATATTGATGGTCTGTGGCGGCTACAATATTAAACAGCATTGCACCAAGTTACTCAGCGATCGTCTGCGTGTTTTTGCCAAGAATAAAATCCCCTTGGGTGCTCTGTGCACCGGAACCTATGCGCTTGCCAACGCCGGTTTGTTAGATGGTTATCGCTGTACCATTCATTGGGAAAACCTTGCCAGCATGCGTGAAGAATTCCCCAAGCTACAATTATCGTCCAGTCTTTTTGCTATAGACCGGGATCGCTACACCTGCTCTGGTGGCATCAGCTCCATTGATCTGATGCTTAATTTGGTTGCCAGTATTCACGGCCATCAGTTAGTGCAGCAGATCTCTGAACAATTTACCTGTGATCGTGTGCGCACTGAAAAAGATGCCCAGCGAGCGCCACTGCAGTACTTGATTGGTGCCAGCCAACCGCGCTTGGTGGACGCTGTAACCCTGATGGAAAGCAATGTTGAAGAGCCACTATCGCTGGATGAGGTGGCAAACTATGTGGGTATTTCACGACGCCAGTTAGAACGTTTATTTAATCGCTATTTACACTGTGCGCCCTCGCGTTATTATCTCGAGCTGCGTCTATCTAGGGCGCGTCTATTGTTGCTGCAAACTTCAATTCCAGTGATCGATGTGGCGATTAGCTGTGGCTTCTCAACCGCGCCGCATTTTAGCCGCTGCTACAGCGAACTCTATGGCAAACCGCCGAGCAATGAGCGCAGCATGCGGGACTAA